The following are encoded together in the Budorcas taxicolor isolate Tak-1 chromosome 4, Takin1.1, whole genome shotgun sequence genome:
- the LOC128046819 gene encoding olfactory receptor 9A4-like, which yields MLKNYSSTTEFYLLGFPGSKELRDILFATFFSFYLVTMVGNILIIVVVCVDKRLQTPMYFFLGHLSVLEMLTTTVTVPLMLWGLLLPGMQAISLTACCVQLYLYLSLGISEFILFAAMAVDRYVAVCNPLRYIIIMNSHTCLWVVVVSWVFGFLFQIWPVYATFHLTFCKSNVLDHFYCDRGQLFKLSCDNSLFTEFILFLMAVFVLFGSLIPTIVSYTYIISTILKIPSGSGRWKAFSTCASHFTCVVIGYSSCLFLYVKPKQTQAAEYNRVASLMVVVVNPFLNPFIFTLRNDKFTEVFRDAMKSCYRLLKA from the coding sequence ATGTTGAAAAATTACTCTAGCACCACGGAATTTTATCTCCTTGGTTTCCCTGGCTCTAAAGAACTACGTGATATTCTTTTtgccactttcttttccttttacttgGTGACAATGGTGGGAAATATCCTCATTATTGTGGTTGTCTGTGTTGATAAACGTCTGCAGACCcccatgtatttcttcctggGTCACCTCTCTGTCCTAGAGATGTTGACCACAACCGTGACTGTCCCCTTGATGCTCTGGGGTCTGCTACTTCCTGGGATGCAGGCAATATCCTTGACTGCCTGTTGTGTACAACTGTATCTGTACCTGTCTTTGGGAATATCGGAGTTCATATTATTTGCTGCAATGGCTGTGGACCGTTATGTGGCTGTCTGTAACCCTCTGCGGTACATCATCATTATGAACAGCCACACCTGTCTCTGGGTGGTAGTTGTGTCCTGGGTATTTGGCTTCCTGTTTCAAATCTGGCCAGTCTATGCCACGTTTCATCTTACTTTCTGCAAATCCAATGTGCTAGATCATTTTTACTGTGACCGAGGACAGCTATTCAAGCTATCGTGTGATAATAGCCTTTTCactgaatttattctttttttaatggccgTTTTTGTACTTTTTGGTTCTTTGATCCCTACAATTGTTTCCTACACCTACATCATCTCCACCATCCTCAAGATCCCTTCAGGATCTGGCCGGTGGAAAGCCTTCTCTACATGTGCCTCCCACTTCACCTGTGTCGTGATCGGCTACAGCAGCTGTTTGTTCCTCTATGTGAAACCCAAGCAAACGCAGGCCGCTGAGTACAACAGGGTAGCATCACTGATGGTTGTAGTGGTGAACCCTTTTCTGAATCCTTTTATCTTCACCCTCCGAAATGACAAATTCACAGAGGTGTTTCGAGATGCCATGAAAAGCTGCTATCGACTCCTCAAGGCTTAG
- the LOC128046821 gene encoding olfactory receptor 9A1-like encodes MLKNYSSITEFYLLGFPGSKELHNILFATLFFFCSVTLIGNMVIILTVCVDKRLQSPMYFFLGHLSVLEILITSVAVPVMLWGLLLPGMQAVSLSACCVQLYLYLSLGTSELLLIGAMAVDRYVAVCNPLRYTIIMNSRTCLWVVIVSWVFGFLFQIWPVYATFHLTFCKSNVLDHFYCDRGQLLKLSCDNSLFTEFILFLMAVFIIVGSMIPTIVSYTCIVSTILRIPSGSGRRKAFSTCASHFTFVVIGYGSCLFLFVKPKQTQAAEYNRVASLMVLVVNPFLNPFIFTLRNDKFIEAFRNVMKRCYQLLRD; translated from the coding sequence ATGTTGAAAAATTACTCTAGCATCACTGAATTTTATCTCCTTGGCTTCCCTGGCTCTAAAGAACTACACAATATTCTATTTGCCACCCTCTTTTTCTTCTGCTCTGTGACATTAATTGGAAACATGGTCATCATCTTGACAGTCTGTGTTGATAAACGTCTTCAGTCCcccatgtatttcttcctggGTCACCTCTCTGTCCTAGAGATCCTGATCACATCTGTGGCCGTCCCTGTGATGCTCTGGGGTCTGCTTCTTCCTGGGATGCAGGCAGTATCTTTGAGTGCCTGTTGTGTACAATTGTATTTGTACTTGTCTTTGGGAACATCAGAGTTGTTATTAATAGGAGCGATGGCTGTGGACCGTTACGTGGCTGTCTGTAACCCTTTGAGATACACCATCATTATGAACAGCCGCACCTGTCTCTGGGTGGTAATTGTGTCCTGGGTATTTGGCTTCCTGTTTCAAATCTGGCCAGTCTATGCCACGTTTCATCTTACTTTCTGCAAATCAAATGTCTTAGACCATTTTTACTGTGACCGAGGGCAACTGCTCAAACTATCCTGTGATAACAGTCTTTTCACAGagtttattctgtttttaatggCTGTTTTCATTATTGTTGGTTCGATGATCCCTACAATTGTCTCCTATACCTGCATCGTCTCCACCATCCTCAGGATCCCCTCAGGCTCCGGCCGCAGGAAAGCCTTCTCTACCTGTGCCTCCCACTTCACCTTTGTTGTCATCGGCTACGGCAGCTGCTTGTTCCTCTTCGTGAAGCCCAAGCAAACGCAGGCCGCTGAGTACAACAGGGTAGCATCACTGATGGTTTTAGTGGTGAACCCTTTTCTGAACCCTTTTATCTTCACCCTCCGGAATGACAAATTCATAGAGGCCTTTCGAAATGTCATGAAACGCTGCTATCAACTCCTGAGGGATTAG